One genomic window of Candidatus Kuenenia stuttgartiensis includes the following:
- the accD gene encoding acetyl-CoA carboxylase, carboxyltransferase subunit beta, producing MPNGLWISCDWCKNLVYRKTVEESFQVCPECDYHFRIFSRDRLKLLLDEDSFEEYWTDMKPTNPLNFFDRMSYPERVTADQLKSGLKEAAIVGKGKVNGADIMIGITDPSFIMGSMGSVVGEKIVRITEKAMDQKFPLVIISGSGGGARMQEGIFSLMQMAKTSAAIARFQRAGGLYISVLTDPSLGGVMASFASLADITIAEPKALIGFAGPRVIQETIKRTLPGNFQRAEFLLEHGFLDMIVHRKNMKHEISRLIQYLHVN from the coding sequence ATGCCAAACGGCTTATGGATAAGCTGCGACTGGTGCAAAAATTTGGTATATAGGAAAACCGTTGAAGAAAGCTTCCAGGTTTGTCCCGAGTGTGATTACCATTTTCGCATTTTTAGCAGGGACAGATTAAAATTGCTGCTTGATGAAGACAGTTTCGAAGAGTATTGGACTGATATGAAGCCCACCAATCCTTTGAATTTTTTTGACCGCATGTCATACCCAGAAAGGGTTACTGCCGACCAGCTTAAATCCGGACTGAAAGAGGCCGCTATAGTTGGAAAAGGAAAGGTGAATGGCGCTGACATCATGATAGGGATTACCGATCCCAGCTTCATAATGGGAAGTATGGGTTCTGTGGTTGGGGAGAAGATTGTCCGCATAACAGAAAAGGCTATGGATCAAAAATTCCCTTTGGTGATTATTTCTGGTTCAGGCGGAGGAGCTCGCATGCAGGAGGGTATTTTTTCTCTTATGCAAATGGCAAAAACGAGCGCCGCCATAGCAAGGTTTCAACGGGCGGGCGGGCTATACATATCGGTATTAACCGATCCTTCACTGGGTGGAGTAATGGCAAGTTTTGCTTCATTGGCAGATATTACTATTGCCGAACCAAAGGCGCTGATTGGTTTTGCAGGTCCCAGAGTAATTCAGGAAACAATAAAACGAACACTTCCTGGTAATTTTCAGCGGGCGGAATTTTTGCTTGAGCATGGTTTTCTTGATATGATTGTACATCGTAAAAACATGAAGCATGAAATTTCAAGGTTGATTCAATATTTGCATGTTAATTAA
- the rpe gene encoding ribulose-phosphate 3-epimerase, with protein MRNKIKISASILAANPMRFEEEIKRIEAAGIDLIHIDVMDGHFVPNITIGPFIVAGIRRITNIPLDIHLMIEHPERYVEAFAGAAEGNGIITFHIETVKNPKEIISLIKSTGMKVGISLNPGTPVEMIENFLDQVDMALVMSVNPGFAGQKFIPIALPKIARLRDKAPDKMDIQVDGGITPDNISQVVKQGANVIVAASAIFKTSDPGNAIKSLKQIAEQTMEKDAVNLVNR; from the coding sequence ATGAGAAATAAGATTAAAATATCCGCTTCAATACTGGCGGCAAATCCCATGCGCTTTGAAGAAGAAATCAAACGCATTGAAGCGGCGGGAATCGATCTCATTCATATTGATGTTATGGACGGCCATTTTGTCCCCAATATTACCATAGGGCCTTTTATTGTTGCGGGGATAAGGCGGATAACAAATATACCATTAGATATACATTTAATGATCGAACATCCGGAACGTTATGTGGAAGCATTTGCCGGGGCGGCGGAAGGCAATGGAATAATTACATTTCATATTGAGACGGTAAAAAACCCCAAAGAGATTATTTCTCTGATCAAAAGTACGGGGATGAAAGTTGGTATATCGTTAAATCCGGGTACGCCCGTAGAAATGATAGAAAATTTTCTGGATCAGGTAGATATGGCGCTCGTCATGTCGGTAAATCCAGGTTTTGCTGGCCAGAAATTTATTCCAATTGCCTTGCCTAAGATTGCAAGGCTCCGCGATAAAGCGCCGGATAAAATGGATATTCAGGTAGATGGAGGAATTACACCAGACAATATTTCCCAGGTAGTAAAACAAGGGGCAAATGTAATCGTAGCCGCTTCTGCTATTTTTAAAACGAGTGACCCTGGCAATGCGATTAAATCCCTGAAACAAATTGCCGAACAAACCATGGAAAAAGATGCTGTTAATCTTGTTAACAGATAA
- a CDS encoding phosphoglycerate kinase — protein sequence MKKLFIKDLAVRKKKVMVRTDYNVPLDEDGNITDDTRIRATLPTINYLLDEEAKVIIASHLGRPVGANPKYSLKPVARRLQRFLTEKVKITLAEDCIGEEVKKQVEAMNYGDVLLLENLRFHPGEQKNDAGFAKELAGLCDLFVQDAFGNCHRNHASMVGIVRYVPAAAGFLIKKELDYFEKSVNDPIRPVIAILGGSKVSDKIKILENLAKKMDKIIIGGAMAFTFLKAQGIPVGKSLVEDSMIETANNLMDYTKKNGTKLYLPVDFVVAEKFDKTAETKVVPFQEIPERWIALDIGPATIKLFSAVLQDAKTILWNGPMGAFEIDAFSRGTYAMVDIVTSSHASTVVGGGDTDMAFHKAGKAHEVSFISTGGGAFLKLLEGGDLPGIASLTDKKI from the coding sequence ATGAAAAAACTATTTATAAAAGACCTGGCGGTTAGAAAAAAGAAGGTTATGGTACGTACGGATTACAATGTACCATTAGACGAAGATGGGAATATAACCGATGATACCAGGATTCGCGCAACATTGCCAACCATCAACTATTTGCTGGATGAGGAAGCAAAGGTAATTATTGCGTCTCATCTGGGAAGGCCCGTCGGCGCAAATCCGAAATACAGTTTAAAACCTGTAGCAAGGCGTCTGCAACGTTTTCTGACGGAAAAAGTCAAGATCACGCTTGCGGAGGACTGTATTGGCGAAGAGGTAAAAAAACAGGTAGAGGCAATGAATTACGGAGACGTGCTACTGTTGGAAAACTTAAGGTTTCATCCCGGCGAGCAAAAAAACGATGCCGGGTTTGCGAAAGAGCTTGCGGGTTTATGTGATTTATTCGTACAGGATGCATTCGGAAACTGCCACAGAAATCATGCTTCGATGGTCGGGATAGTCCGGTATGTGCCTGCGGCAGCCGGGTTTTTGATCAAGAAAGAGTTGGACTATTTTGAAAAATCCGTCAACGATCCTATACGTCCTGTTATTGCCATTTTGGGAGGCTCTAAGGTCTCTGACAAAATAAAGATCCTTGAAAATCTTGCCAAAAAGATGGATAAAATCATCATCGGCGGGGCAATGGCATTTACCTTTCTTAAAGCACAGGGAATACCGGTTGGGAAATCGCTGGTTGAAGACAGTATGATTGAGACGGCAAATAATCTAATGGATTATACAAAGAAAAATGGCACAAAATTATATTTACCGGTGGATTTCGTTGTGGCGGAAAAATTTGACAAAACGGCGGAAACAAAGGTAGTGCCATTTCAGGAAATACCAGAAAGATGGATTGCCCTTGACATAGGCCCTGCAACGATAAAACTTTTTTCCGCGGTATTGCAGGACGCAAAAACAATTTTATGGAACGGCCCTATGGGGGCGTTTGAAATTGATGCATTCAGCAGAGGAACATACGCCATGGTAGATATCGTAACAAGTTCTCACGCATCCACCGTAGTGGGCGGCGGTGATACCGACATGGCGTTTCACAAAGCAGGGAAAGCGCACGAGGTATCATTTATTTCAACCGGCGGAGGGGCTTTTTTGAAATTATTGGAAGGCGGAGATCTCCCCGGGATAGCATCGCTTACGGACAAAAAAATATAA